Within the Bacteroidota bacterium genome, the region GGTGCGTTCGCTGACGCTGTACCACTGGTGGCCGGGCGGCGCTGACCACATCGCAACTCATTAGCCGGAGATGGTATGAAACGTGAAACGGGGTCGGTAGCATCGTCTACCGACCCCGTTGGTTGTCTCACCCCGTCAGCTAGAACCGTAGCAGCGCCGCGACGGGGCCGTGCGGCTCCAGCGCCGTGCGCGCGTCGTCGGAGCGGACGAGTTCGAGCGAGGCTCCCTGTTCGAGAGCGCGTTCGAGCATCACCTCCACGAGGTCCGACTCCGGCTCGATGCCCTCGCCCGTCATCGGATGGTCGCCCTCGGTGAGCGTCGTGAGCATACCCGTCTCAACGCCGCGCCCACCAGGCTGCCGGAAGGCGTCGTCCACGACGAGCGTCATCACGCGCTGCTGGTTGAGCATCTGCAGCGTCTCGTCGAGGCCCGTGACGGCGCGGTTGGTGAGCTGCTCACGAATGTGCGCGATGGTTGCGGTTTCCTCTTCGGCTTCCACGGCTCGCTGCACGGGGGCCGCCCGCTCCGCCACCTCCACGGCCGTAGCGTTCGTGTCGCACGCGAACGACGCTGCGATGGTCTGGCGCGTGGCCTGGTCGAGCGCGTCGAGGAACGGCGCCTCCATGTCGGTGGGCACGCTGTAGATCGTATGCCGGACGCCTAGTTCTTTCACCATCAGCTCCAGCGCGTGCGCCGAGCGCTTGGCGTGGTCCCGCTTGCGCGCCTCGCGCTGGTCCTGGCGTTGGTCTTTCGAGGCATGGTCCCACGTCTCTACTTCCTTGCCGTCGAGCGTGAGCACCTCCTCGACAAGGCCGATCTGCGCGAAGAAGTACCGCGTCTTCGCAAACGACACAAGCACGATGGCAAAGCGGTCGTGCTCGTCGCGCAGGCGGGCGAGCGGGCGCACGTAGGGCCGGTTGTTGAGGTGCACGGCCGTGGGCAGGTCGAGCGCCGTGCCAACCTGGCGGAAGAGGCCAATGCCCTCGCAGGCGAAGAACGCGAGCCCACGCCCGGTCCGGGGCAGCCTCTTTTCGAGCGCCGCCTCGATGCGGTTGAGTTCGGCCTGCACGGCCGCGCGGTCTGCGTCCTGCTCGTCGGCGAGGGCAAGGGCCTGGCGGCTGAGGTCCTTGAACGTGATGCGCCAGGCGTCGCCGGAGCGGGCCTCCGGGTCGAGCGTCATGTAGAGGCTCAGGACAGGCGCGCCGTCCGAGACGAGGCCGTTGAGTTCTTGGAGGTGCTCGGCGGAGAGGAAATGGAAGCCGGGCGACGTGGTCCGCTCGTGGAGTTCCTGGATGAACACATCGCGCTGTTCGGCGGAAAGGACTGTTCTCATGAGCCGTAGAGTCGAATGAAATGGACGAACAGATGGAGGCCTGACTAAACCGGAAGCCCTTCCGAAAAGGTCCACCAACCCCAGCATCATCCGTGCTAGCGCTGTCACTCTTCGTGGCGATGAATACGAGCGTGAGGCGTAGGCCGATGTGGAGGTCGCCATTGTTGCTCGATCACGAGGTCGAGCATGACGGCGCGCGGCATGCGGAGAGAAACAACCGAATAGGAGCGCGTCCCGCCTGGTCAAGCCGGGTCTCCAAGCCG harbors:
- a CDS encoding peptide chain release factor 1, translating into MRTVLSAEQRDVFIQELHERTTSPGFHFLSAEHLQELNGLVSDGAPVLSLYMTLDPEARSGDAWRITFKDLSRQALALADEQDADRAAVQAELNRIEAALEKRLPRTGRGLAFFACEGIGLFRQVGTALDLPTAVHLNNRPYVRPLARLRDEHDRFAIVLVSFAKTRYFFAQIGLVEEVLTLDGKEVETWDHASKDQRQDQREARKRDHAKRSAHALELMVKELGVRHTIYSVPTDMEAPFLDALDQATRQTIAASFACDTNATAVEVAERAAPVQRAVEAEEETATIAHIREQLTNRAVTGLDETLQMLNQQRVMTLVVDDAFRQPGGRGVETGMLTTLTEGDHPMTGEGIEPESDLVEVMLERALEQGASLELVRSDDARTALEPHGPVAALLRF